From Xiphophorus hellerii strain 12219 chromosome 6, Xiphophorus_hellerii-4.1, whole genome shotgun sequence, the proteins below share one genomic window:
- the ncstn gene encoding nicastrin isoform X1 yields the protein MDLLSNKWIVYLALSLFVAGINCNSVENKIYVKLNYTVPCVRLLNSTHQIGCQSSLSGDVGVLHVLESEENLDFVLQNGRNPPYMVIMESSLFTRSIMMKLKNGSSRVAGVAVVEPTSNPPDGFSPHTRCPNENTGVYSENYGPGLAHCNTTKWNPLGNGLSYEEFDFPIFSMKDDNDTQLIRQCYMDHNRPVNGSNPQYPLCAMQLSSHMSAVTSTPTCMRRNSISFSMSNGQPDMVCDPLSDQNIWAPSKPLNTTKNGHKANESVIIVSARLDSRSFFSEIGPGAESAASGLVTLLAAAHALRNATQDAQLDRTIFYTFFHGETFDYIGSSKMVYDMEKNQFPIDLDNVHSVLEIGQVGLHSSSNLWLHTDPVSMRNSSIQEEVKNLIANLNSAAAGLNVSVKEPGVTQPLPPSSFQRFLRARPFPGVVIEDYNSSFSNKYFQSMFDNADSLNVLYPPNLTPEEQLNHVTDTAKSLAEVATMVARALFIQAGGEKTQISNIKADELMVSRMLYSFLISSNNSWTQEIVGLKDVVHLNNNTVNFYISVEQQASLPTILVKYLLANLTGTAVNVTQENCKNQKESEDDKESKHLYNYFWVPGAAPPNRTERDGFCVRSTVHWSRAISPAFLMENYTTSEYSTWTESRWKEIKGRIFLVASHDLEMLTLGVGIGVLLSSLLLTYIMSSKADILFSLGREPTSATY from the exons atggattTGTTGTCGAACAAATGGATTGTATATTTGGCATTATCTCTGTTTGTCGCTG GTATCAATTGTAATTCAGTGGAAAACAAAATTTACGTCAAGCTCAACTACACTGTGCCATGTGTGCGACTTCTCAATTCAACCCATCAAATAGGCTGCCAGT CATCTTTGTCAGGCGATGTTGGAGTGCTCCATGTACTTGAGTCAGAAGAAAACCTGGACTTTGTGCTTCAAAATGGCCGCAATCCTCCTTACATGGTCATCATGGAGTCTTCACTCTTTACCAG ATCCATCATGATGAAGCTGAAGAACGGCTCCAGCAGGGTGGCCGGCGTCGCCGTGGTGGAGCCCACCTCCAACCCGCCGGATGGCTTCTCCCCTCACACTCGCTGTCCCAACGAGAACACAG GTGTGTACTCGGAGAACTACGGTCCAGGTCTGGCCCACTGCAACACCACAAAGTGGAATCCCCTCGGCAACGGTTTATCCTACGAGGAGTTCGACTTTCCCATCTTTTCTATGAAAGACGACAATGACACACAGCTCATACGGCAG TGCTACATGGATCACAACCGTCCCGTGAATGGCAGCAACCCTCAGTACCCTCTCTGCGCCATGCAGCTTTCCTCCCACATGTCCGCCGTCACCAGCACACCCACCTGCATGAGGAGAAACAGCATCAGCTTTAGCATGAGTAATGGTCAGCCTG ACATGGTGTGTGATCCTTTGAGTGACCAGAATATTTGGGCCCCTAGTAAACCTTTGAACACCACAAAAAACGGCCACAAGGCAAATGAGAGTGTGATCATCGTGTCAGCCAGG CTCGACAGCAGGTCCTTTTTCTCTGAGATCGGCCCCGGGGCGGAGAGCGCGGCCTCGGGCCTCGTCACCCTGCTGGCGGCGGCTCACGCTCTACGAAACGCCACGCAGGACGCTCAGCTGGACCGAACCATCTTCTACACTTTCTTCCACGGG GAAACGTTTGACTACATCGGCAGTTCGAAAATGGTTTACGATATGGAGAAAAATCAGTTCCCGATAGATCTGGACAACGTTCACTCTGTGCTGGAGATTGGACAG GTGGGATTGCATTCCAGCTCCAACCTCTGGCTCCACACGGATCCGGTCTCTATGAGGAACAGCAGCATTCAGGAAGAG GTGAAGAACCTGATCGCCAACCTGAACTCAGCCGCTGCAGGTTTAAACGTCTCTGTGAAGGAACCCGGCGTCACCCAGCCGCTGCCTCCGTCGTCCTTCCAGAGGTTCCTGCGAGCCCGGCCGTTCCCCGGCGTCGTTATTGAGGATTACAACTCCAGTTTCTCCAACAA GTACTTCCAAAGCATGTTTGACAACGCAGACAGTTTGAACGTCTTGTACCCCCCGAACCTGACGCCAGAGGAGCAGCTGAACCACGTCACGGACACCGCAAAG TCTCTGGCTGAAGTGGCGACCATGGTGGCTCGAGCTTTGTTTATTCAGGCTGGGGGAGAGAAAACGCAGATCAGCAATATTAAAGCGGACGAACTCATG GTGAGCCGAATGCTGTACAGTTTCCTCATATCGTCGAATAACTCCTGGACCCAAGAGATCGTAGGCCTAAAGGACGTTGTTCATCTCA ACAACAACACAGTGAACTTCTACATCAGTGTGGAGCAGCAGGCCAGCTTACCGACCATTCTCGTCAAGTACCTGTTGGCTAACCTGACTGGGACCGCCGTCAACGTGACGCAGGAAAACTGCAAGAATCAGAAAGAGAGCGAAGACGACAAGGAGAGCAAGCAT TTGTACAACTACTTCTGGGTTCCGGGCGCAGCGCCCCCTAACAGAACGGAGCGAGACGGATTCTGCGTCCGCTCCACGGTGCATTGGTCCAGAGCCATATCCCCGGCCTTCCTGATGGAGAACTACACCACCAGCGAGTATTCGACATGGACAGAGTCCAGGTGGAAGGAAATCAAAGGACGCATATTCCTGGTGGCCAGCCACGACCTGGAG ATGCTGACGCTCGGCGTGGGGATCGGCGTGCTGCTCTCCTCCCTCCTGCTGACCTACATCATGAGCTCCAAGGCTGACATCCTCTTCAGTTTGGGGAGGGAGCCCACCAGCGCCACCTACTGA
- the ncstn gene encoding nicastrin isoform X2, translating into MDLLSNKWIVYLALSLFVAGINCNSVENKIYVKLNYTVPCVRLLNSTHQIGCQSSLSGDVGVLHVLESEENLDFVLQNGRNPPYMVIMESSLFTRSIMMKLKNGSSRVAGVAVVEPTSNPPDGFSPHTRCPNENTGVYSENYGPGLAHCNTTKWNPLGNGLSYEEFDFPIFSMKDDNDTQLIRQCYMDHNRPVNGSNPQYPLCAMQLSSHMSAVTSTPTCMRRNSISFSMSNDMVCDPLSDQNIWAPSKPLNTTKNGHKANESVIIVSARLDSRSFFSEIGPGAESAASGLVTLLAAAHALRNATQDAQLDRTIFYTFFHGETFDYIGSSKMVYDMEKNQFPIDLDNVHSVLEIGQVGLHSSSNLWLHTDPVSMRNSSIQEEVKNLIANLNSAAAGLNVSVKEPGVTQPLPPSSFQRFLRARPFPGVVIEDYNSSFSNKYFQSMFDNADSLNVLYPPNLTPEEQLNHVTDTAKSLAEVATMVARALFIQAGGEKTQISNIKADELMVSRMLYSFLISSNNSWTQEIVGLKDVVHLNNNTVNFYISVEQQASLPTILVKYLLANLTGTAVNVTQENCKNQKESEDDKESKHLYNYFWVPGAAPPNRTERDGFCVRSTVHWSRAISPAFLMENYTTSEYSTWTESRWKEIKGRIFLVASHDLEMLTLGVGIGVLLSSLLLTYIMSSKADILFSLGREPTSATY; encoded by the exons atggattTGTTGTCGAACAAATGGATTGTATATTTGGCATTATCTCTGTTTGTCGCTG GTATCAATTGTAATTCAGTGGAAAACAAAATTTACGTCAAGCTCAACTACACTGTGCCATGTGTGCGACTTCTCAATTCAACCCATCAAATAGGCTGCCAGT CATCTTTGTCAGGCGATGTTGGAGTGCTCCATGTACTTGAGTCAGAAGAAAACCTGGACTTTGTGCTTCAAAATGGCCGCAATCCTCCTTACATGGTCATCATGGAGTCTTCACTCTTTACCAG ATCCATCATGATGAAGCTGAAGAACGGCTCCAGCAGGGTGGCCGGCGTCGCCGTGGTGGAGCCCACCTCCAACCCGCCGGATGGCTTCTCCCCTCACACTCGCTGTCCCAACGAGAACACAG GTGTGTACTCGGAGAACTACGGTCCAGGTCTGGCCCACTGCAACACCACAAAGTGGAATCCCCTCGGCAACGGTTTATCCTACGAGGAGTTCGACTTTCCCATCTTTTCTATGAAAGACGACAATGACACACAGCTCATACGGCAG TGCTACATGGATCACAACCGTCCCGTGAATGGCAGCAACCCTCAGTACCCTCTCTGCGCCATGCAGCTTTCCTCCCACATGTCCGCCGTCACCAGCACACCCACCTGCATGAGGAGAAACAGCATCAGCTTTAGCATGAGTAATG ACATGGTGTGTGATCCTTTGAGTGACCAGAATATTTGGGCCCCTAGTAAACCTTTGAACACCACAAAAAACGGCCACAAGGCAAATGAGAGTGTGATCATCGTGTCAGCCAGG CTCGACAGCAGGTCCTTTTTCTCTGAGATCGGCCCCGGGGCGGAGAGCGCGGCCTCGGGCCTCGTCACCCTGCTGGCGGCGGCTCACGCTCTACGAAACGCCACGCAGGACGCTCAGCTGGACCGAACCATCTTCTACACTTTCTTCCACGGG GAAACGTTTGACTACATCGGCAGTTCGAAAATGGTTTACGATATGGAGAAAAATCAGTTCCCGATAGATCTGGACAACGTTCACTCTGTGCTGGAGATTGGACAG GTGGGATTGCATTCCAGCTCCAACCTCTGGCTCCACACGGATCCGGTCTCTATGAGGAACAGCAGCATTCAGGAAGAG GTGAAGAACCTGATCGCCAACCTGAACTCAGCCGCTGCAGGTTTAAACGTCTCTGTGAAGGAACCCGGCGTCACCCAGCCGCTGCCTCCGTCGTCCTTCCAGAGGTTCCTGCGAGCCCGGCCGTTCCCCGGCGTCGTTATTGAGGATTACAACTCCAGTTTCTCCAACAA GTACTTCCAAAGCATGTTTGACAACGCAGACAGTTTGAACGTCTTGTACCCCCCGAACCTGACGCCAGAGGAGCAGCTGAACCACGTCACGGACACCGCAAAG TCTCTGGCTGAAGTGGCGACCATGGTGGCTCGAGCTTTGTTTATTCAGGCTGGGGGAGAGAAAACGCAGATCAGCAATATTAAAGCGGACGAACTCATG GTGAGCCGAATGCTGTACAGTTTCCTCATATCGTCGAATAACTCCTGGACCCAAGAGATCGTAGGCCTAAAGGACGTTGTTCATCTCA ACAACAACACAGTGAACTTCTACATCAGTGTGGAGCAGCAGGCCAGCTTACCGACCATTCTCGTCAAGTACCTGTTGGCTAACCTGACTGGGACCGCCGTCAACGTGACGCAGGAAAACTGCAAGAATCAGAAAGAGAGCGAAGACGACAAGGAGAGCAAGCAT TTGTACAACTACTTCTGGGTTCCGGGCGCAGCGCCCCCTAACAGAACGGAGCGAGACGGATTCTGCGTCCGCTCCACGGTGCATTGGTCCAGAGCCATATCCCCGGCCTTCCTGATGGAGAACTACACCACCAGCGAGTATTCGACATGGACAGAGTCCAGGTGGAAGGAAATCAAAGGACGCATATTCCTGGTGGCCAGCCACGACCTGGAG ATGCTGACGCTCGGCGTGGGGATCGGCGTGCTGCTCTCCTCCCTCCTGCTGACCTACATCATGAGCTCCAAGGCTGACATCCTCTTCAGTTTGGGGAGGGAGCCCACCAGCGCCACCTACTGA
- the ncstn gene encoding nicastrin isoform X3: MDLLSNKWIVYLALSLFVAGINCNSVENKIYVKLNYTVPCVRLLNSTHQIGCQSSLSGDVGVLHVLESEENLDFVLQNGRNPPYMVIMESSLFTRSIMMKLKNGSSRVAGVAVVEPTSNPPDGFSPHTRCPNENTGVYSENYGPGLAHCNTTKWNPLGNGLSYEEFDFPIFSMKDDNDTQLIRQCYMDHNRPVNGSNPQYPLCAMQLSSHMSAVTSTPTCMRRNSISFSMNMVCDPLSDQNIWAPSKPLNTTKNGHKANESVIIVSARLDSRSFFSEIGPGAESAASGLVTLLAAAHALRNATQDAQLDRTIFYTFFHGETFDYIGSSKMVYDMEKNQFPIDLDNVHSVLEIGQVGLHSSSNLWLHTDPVSMRNSSIQEEVKNLIANLNSAAAGLNVSVKEPGVTQPLPPSSFQRFLRARPFPGVVIEDYNSSFSNKYFQSMFDNADSLNVLYPPNLTPEEQLNHVTDTAKSLAEVATMVARALFIQAGGEKTQISNIKADELMVSRMLYSFLISSNNSWTQEIVGLKDVVHLNNNTVNFYISVEQQASLPTILVKYLLANLTGTAVNVTQENCKNQKESEDDKESKHLYNYFWVPGAAPPNRTERDGFCVRSTVHWSRAISPAFLMENYTTSEYSTWTESRWKEIKGRIFLVASHDLEMLTLGVGIGVLLSSLLLTYIMSSKADILFSLGREPTSATY; the protein is encoded by the exons atggattTGTTGTCGAACAAATGGATTGTATATTTGGCATTATCTCTGTTTGTCGCTG GTATCAATTGTAATTCAGTGGAAAACAAAATTTACGTCAAGCTCAACTACACTGTGCCATGTGTGCGACTTCTCAATTCAACCCATCAAATAGGCTGCCAGT CATCTTTGTCAGGCGATGTTGGAGTGCTCCATGTACTTGAGTCAGAAGAAAACCTGGACTTTGTGCTTCAAAATGGCCGCAATCCTCCTTACATGGTCATCATGGAGTCTTCACTCTTTACCAG ATCCATCATGATGAAGCTGAAGAACGGCTCCAGCAGGGTGGCCGGCGTCGCCGTGGTGGAGCCCACCTCCAACCCGCCGGATGGCTTCTCCCCTCACACTCGCTGTCCCAACGAGAACACAG GTGTGTACTCGGAGAACTACGGTCCAGGTCTGGCCCACTGCAACACCACAAAGTGGAATCCCCTCGGCAACGGTTTATCCTACGAGGAGTTCGACTTTCCCATCTTTTCTATGAAAGACGACAATGACACACAGCTCATACGGCAG TGCTACATGGATCACAACCGTCCCGTGAATGGCAGCAACCCTCAGTACCCTCTCTGCGCCATGCAGCTTTCCTCCCACATGTCCGCCGTCACCAGCACACCCACCTGCATGAGGAGAAACAGCATCAGCTTTAGCATGA ACATGGTGTGTGATCCTTTGAGTGACCAGAATATTTGGGCCCCTAGTAAACCTTTGAACACCACAAAAAACGGCCACAAGGCAAATGAGAGTGTGATCATCGTGTCAGCCAGG CTCGACAGCAGGTCCTTTTTCTCTGAGATCGGCCCCGGGGCGGAGAGCGCGGCCTCGGGCCTCGTCACCCTGCTGGCGGCGGCTCACGCTCTACGAAACGCCACGCAGGACGCTCAGCTGGACCGAACCATCTTCTACACTTTCTTCCACGGG GAAACGTTTGACTACATCGGCAGTTCGAAAATGGTTTACGATATGGAGAAAAATCAGTTCCCGATAGATCTGGACAACGTTCACTCTGTGCTGGAGATTGGACAG GTGGGATTGCATTCCAGCTCCAACCTCTGGCTCCACACGGATCCGGTCTCTATGAGGAACAGCAGCATTCAGGAAGAG GTGAAGAACCTGATCGCCAACCTGAACTCAGCCGCTGCAGGTTTAAACGTCTCTGTGAAGGAACCCGGCGTCACCCAGCCGCTGCCTCCGTCGTCCTTCCAGAGGTTCCTGCGAGCCCGGCCGTTCCCCGGCGTCGTTATTGAGGATTACAACTCCAGTTTCTCCAACAA GTACTTCCAAAGCATGTTTGACAACGCAGACAGTTTGAACGTCTTGTACCCCCCGAACCTGACGCCAGAGGAGCAGCTGAACCACGTCACGGACACCGCAAAG TCTCTGGCTGAAGTGGCGACCATGGTGGCTCGAGCTTTGTTTATTCAGGCTGGGGGAGAGAAAACGCAGATCAGCAATATTAAAGCGGACGAACTCATG GTGAGCCGAATGCTGTACAGTTTCCTCATATCGTCGAATAACTCCTGGACCCAAGAGATCGTAGGCCTAAAGGACGTTGTTCATCTCA ACAACAACACAGTGAACTTCTACATCAGTGTGGAGCAGCAGGCCAGCTTACCGACCATTCTCGTCAAGTACCTGTTGGCTAACCTGACTGGGACCGCCGTCAACGTGACGCAGGAAAACTGCAAGAATCAGAAAGAGAGCGAAGACGACAAGGAGAGCAAGCAT TTGTACAACTACTTCTGGGTTCCGGGCGCAGCGCCCCCTAACAGAACGGAGCGAGACGGATTCTGCGTCCGCTCCACGGTGCATTGGTCCAGAGCCATATCCCCGGCCTTCCTGATGGAGAACTACACCACCAGCGAGTATTCGACATGGACAGAGTCCAGGTGGAAGGAAATCAAAGGACGCATATTCCTGGTGGCCAGCCACGACCTGGAG ATGCTGACGCTCGGCGTGGGGATCGGCGTGCTGCTCTCCTCCCTCCTGCTGACCTACATCATGAGCTCCAAGGCTGACATCCTCTTCAGTTTGGGGAGGGAGCCCACCAGCGCCACCTACTGA